Proteins co-encoded in one Candidatus Flexicrinis proximus genomic window:
- a CDS encoding BtrH N-terminal domain-containing protein yields MALQPFPGLKPFKTLHCVTGSIRHIYEFHGYPISEEMLLGLGAGLGFMYWHTKGSAPILGGRANVSSPSEKGLELTVGERTGVHVDSFHTSSTRKAQQALIALLESGEPVMVYVDMAYLPYFGLPSGFHFGGHAIVVAGYDAETGETLVADRDDILHPASLESLAQARGSTFKPFPPHNAWYTFDFSTRHEPLPEDIITAINEVCNGMLRPAIANFGADGIRTASHRVREWVKTMSGPELSEACFNAFLFIDAEGGTGGGIFRYMYGRFLKEAALVTGMTRFADLGEELQEIGDRWQEVARLFRDASSLPNPSHALTEAAGRISRIADREEDVWVTLHRMLLPTAEGAARS; encoded by the coding sequence ATGGCGCTTCAACCGTTCCCCGGCCTCAAGCCGTTCAAAACGCTCCACTGCGTCACCGGCTCCATCCGCCACATTTACGAGTTCCACGGCTATCCAATCAGCGAGGAGATGCTGCTGGGCCTGGGCGCCGGCCTGGGTTTCATGTACTGGCATACCAAAGGCTCGGCGCCGATCCTGGGCGGGCGCGCCAACGTCTCGTCGCCCAGCGAAAAGGGTCTGGAACTGACGGTTGGCGAGCGCACCGGCGTCCACGTCGACTCGTTCCATACGTCGAGCACGCGTAAGGCACAGCAGGCGCTGATCGCGCTGCTGGAGTCGGGCGAGCCGGTGATGGTCTACGTCGATATGGCCTATCTGCCGTATTTCGGGCTGCCGTCGGGCTTCCACTTCGGCGGACACGCCATCGTCGTGGCCGGATACGATGCCGAGACGGGCGAGACGCTGGTGGCCGACCGCGACGACATCCTGCATCCAGCCTCGCTCGAGTCGCTGGCCCAGGCGCGCGGTTCGACCTTCAAGCCGTTCCCGCCGCATAACGCCTGGTACACCTTCGATTTTTCCACCCGGCACGAGCCGCTGCCTGAGGACATCATCACCGCCATCAACGAGGTCTGCAACGGAATGCTGCGCCCGGCCATCGCCAATTTCGGCGCTGATGGCATCCGCACGGCCTCGCACCGCGTACGCGAATGGGTCAAGACGATGAGCGGGCCGGAATTGTCCGAGGCCTGTTTCAATGCCTTCCTGTTCATCGATGCCGAAGGCGGCACCGGCGGCGGCATCTTCCGGTACATGTACGGACGCTTCCTGAAGGAAGCCGCACTCGTCACCGGCATGACGCGCTTCGCCGATCTGGGCGAAGAACTGCAGGAGATCGGCGACCGCTGGCAGGAAGTCGCGCGGTTGTTCCGCGATGCGTCCTCGCTGCCGAACCCGTCGCACGCGCTTACTGAAGCCGCCGGCCGCATTTCGCGGATCGCCGACCGCGAGGAAGATGTGTGGGTCACGCTGCACCGTATGCTGCTGCCGACCGCCGAGGGCGCCGCCCGCAGCTAA
- a CDS encoding ankyrin repeat domain-containing protein encodes MTDQPPDPLRQFMIAAHFNLEGVKAGLKDHPEWLTIDYDWGEQGGRETPLGAAAHVGGTHLAQYLLGCGAPLTPAAAAMLGLRGALEAFIDADPANANVPGAHGIPLLAHAAFSGDVELVEMLKARGNTLAGVSMGLINAVSAGHAAMAAWMLANGADASAKNYQGKSALDIAEANGFTEIVTLLKNHP; translated from the coding sequence ATGACCGACCAACCGCCCGATCCGCTGCGCCAGTTCATGATCGCCGCCCATTTCAACCTCGAGGGCGTCAAGGCCGGCCTGAAAGACCATCCCGAGTGGCTCACAATCGACTACGACTGGGGCGAACAGGGCGGCCGGGAAACCCCGCTGGGGGCCGCGGCGCATGTCGGCGGCACGCATCTGGCCCAGTATTTGCTGGGCTGCGGCGCGCCATTAACGCCTGCCGCCGCCGCGATGCTCGGTTTGCGCGGCGCGCTCGAAGCCTTTATTGATGCCGACCCCGCCAACGCCAATGTCCCCGGCGCCCACGGCATCCCGCTGCTGGCCCACGCGGCTTTCAGCGGCGATGTGGAGCTGGTGGAGATGCTCAAGGCGCGCGGCAATACGCTGGCCGGCGTCAGCATGGGACTCATCAACGCCGTGAGCGCCGGCCATGCTGCGATGGCGGCCTGGATGCTCGCCAACGGCGCCGATGCTTCCGCGAAGAATTATCAGGGCAAGTCGGCGCTCGACATCGCCGAAGCCAACGGCTTTACCGAAATCGTCACGCTGCTGAAGAATCACCCGTAA
- a CDS encoding PPC domain-containing protein, which produces MNPVRLLTQLPRRIAGAALLALLAAWVLAAPLHAQESGVARVVPITFGDTVTGRLDGESPAVAYSFDGLRGEYLRIALTVTRGDLDATLALFAPDGSLVVQRDDSADPRTLTLQLRLTRSGVHRLVAARFGHGIGSTAGDFTLAIDRVGVSAESGSALRFGDTVANSISDAQPEVYYSFRARRGDLVSLALRRDSGSLDPLLQIVDANRRILIQIDDTAGSPDARIERWLVPDDAQYLIVATRYGGPGGTTNGTFLLTLDRVPESALGNSADAAIRLFDGRPDERELTAERYQNWYVFEARGDDLVTLSLNRIGGSLDPFLVLLDSAQNELATHDDLVDGEQRDSLISGYRIPHDGLYYVLATRFERQAGTTIGRYRLTLTREGNAFDTVDPEIERITYNSSVGGVLTAAITERRFAFYGNGGDTITAVVNRVDGDLAPTIRLIDEAGGTILEGNSAASNAVIPRITLPASGLYTLVVGRASGSGGFILALAQRTE; this is translated from the coding sequence GTGAATCCAGTCCGGCTCCTCACACAACTCCCGCGGCGTATAGCAGGTGCAGCCCTGCTGGCGCTGCTGGCTGCGTGGGTGCTGGCAGCACCGCTCCACGCGCAGGAGTCCGGCGTAGCGCGGGTCGTTCCCATCACCTTTGGTGACACCGTCACCGGCCGCCTCGACGGCGAGTCGCCGGCGGTCGCCTACAGCTTCGACGGCCTGCGCGGCGAATACCTGCGCATCGCCCTGACCGTCACCCGCGGCGACCTCGACGCGACGCTGGCTCTGTTTGCCCCGGACGGCTCGCTGGTCGTCCAGCGCGACGACTCGGCCGACCCGCGCACGCTGACCCTACAGCTCCGGCTGACGCGCAGCGGCGTCCACCGGCTGGTCGCCGCGCGCTTCGGCCACGGGATCGGCAGCACCGCCGGCGACTTCACACTCGCCATCGACCGCGTCGGCGTCAGCGCGGAAAGCGGCTCGGCGCTGCGCTTCGGCGACACGGTCGCCAACTCCATCTCCGACGCCCAGCCGGAAGTGTATTACAGCTTCCGCGCCCGCCGTGGCGATCTGGTTTCGCTGGCGCTGCGGCGCGATTCGGGCAGCCTCGACCCGCTGCTCCAGATCGTCGACGCCAACCGCCGCATCCTGATCCAGATCGACGATACCGCCGGCAGCCCTGACGCGCGCATCGAGCGCTGGCTCGTCCCGGACGACGCCCAATACCTGATCGTCGCCACCCGCTACGGTGGGCCGGGCGGCACCACCAACGGCACCTTTCTCCTCACGCTCGACCGCGTGCCGGAATCGGCCCTCGGCAACTCCGCCGATGCCGCCATCCGGCTGTTCGATGGCCGGCCCGACGAGCGCGAACTCACCGCCGAACGCTACCAGAACTGGTATGTCTTCGAAGCGCGCGGCGACGACCTCGTCACGCTCTCGCTGAACCGCATCGGCGGCAGCCTCGACCCGTTCCTCGTCCTGCTCGACTCGGCCCAGAACGAACTCGCCACCCACGACGATCTGGTGGATGGCGAGCAGCGCGACAGCCTGATTTCCGGCTATCGTATCCCTCACGACGGCCTGTACTACGTGCTTGCCACCCGTTTCGAACGGCAGGCTGGCACCACGATTGGCCGCTACCGCCTGACGCTCACCCGTGAGGGCAACGCCTTCGATACGGTCGATCCCGAGATCGAGCGCATCACCTACAACAGTTCGGTCGGCGGCGTGCTGACCGCGGCGATCACCGAGCGCCGCTTCGCTTTCTACGGCAACGGCGGCGACACCATCACCGCCGTCGTCAACCGCGTCGATGGCGACCTGGCGCCGACCATCCGCCTGATCGACGAAGCCGGCGGCACGATCCTCGAGGGCAATTCCGCCGCCTCGAATGCCGTGATCCCGCGCATCACGCTGCCGGCGTCCGGCCTGTATACGCTGGTCGTCGGTCGCGCCTCCGGCTCAGGCGGCTTCATCCTCGCCCTCGCCCAGCGCACCGAGTAA
- a CDS encoding phage portal protein: MFSFLSSLTSILPSFPNPFRLRRALPAASELPLPVFPAEPRDLDAYAGSSWVYVAVSRIAEAGALVPLRVYKRAGEGQVSVENHPFELLLERPNPFLSGFELLEQTLGFLELAGSAYWYLAGDGGAPFEIWPLRPDRISVVPDPDRHIAGYVYEAGGLRIPLAPEEVVHFRRWHPTNDYVGLSPVRAARIAIDGDRAMSHWNRAAFGEELGVPAGIVSIKEFVSDADFERIKREWRASHGSGQRRTAFLRGTGIEWHSIGLSHTDLDFLAGRRAHRDEILSIFGIPVGLVDANATEANATVAERHFVERTLYPKLVRLAQKITRDVLPFWGDGYIARFDDIRPTDTAARLAEIGAARGVLTRDELRARFYDLPPLPKP; the protein is encoded by the coding sequence ATGTTCAGTTTCCTGTCGTCCCTCACGTCGATCCTCCCGTCGTTCCCCAACCCCTTCCGCCTGCGCCGCGCCCTGCCGGCGGCCTCTGAACTGCCGTTACCTGTGTTTCCCGCCGAACCGCGCGACCTCGACGCCTATGCCGGCTCGTCGTGGGTCTATGTCGCCGTCTCGCGCATCGCCGAGGCCGGCGCGCTGGTCCCGCTGCGCGTTTATAAGCGCGCCGGGGAAGGCCAGGTCTCGGTCGAGAACCACCCGTTCGAACTGCTGCTCGAACGCCCCAACCCCTTCCTGAGCGGGTTCGAGCTGCTTGAACAGACCCTCGGCTTTCTGGAACTGGCCGGCAGCGCCTACTGGTATCTGGCCGGGGACGGCGGCGCACCGTTCGAAATCTGGCCGCTGCGCCCCGACCGCATCTCGGTCGTCCCCGACCCCGACCGCCATATCGCCGGCTACGTCTATGAAGCGGGCGGCCTGCGTATCCCGCTCGCGCCCGAAGAGGTTGTCCACTTCAGGCGCTGGCATCCGACCAACGATTACGTTGGCTTGTCGCCGGTCAGGGCCGCTCGCATCGCCATTGACGGCGACCGGGCGATGTCGCACTGGAACCGTGCCGCCTTCGGCGAGGAGTTGGGTGTTCCCGCAGGCATCGTCAGCATCAAAGAGTTCGTCAGCGACGCCGATTTCGAGCGCATCAAGCGCGAATGGCGCGCCAGCCACGGCAGTGGACAGCGCCGCACGGCCTTCCTGCGCGGCACCGGCATCGAATGGCATTCGATCGGCCTGTCGCATACCGACCTCGACTTTCTGGCCGGGCGCCGCGCCCACCGCGACGAAATCCTCTCGATTTTCGGCATCCCCGTCGGGCTGGTCGACGCCAACGCGACCGAGGCCAACGCCACCGTCGCCGAACGCCATTTTGTCGAGCGTACGCTGTACCCCAAGCTCGTCCGCCTCGCCCAGAAGATCACCCGCGATGTGCTGCCGTTCTGGGGCGACGGCTATATCGCCCGCTTCGACGACATCCGCCCGACCGATACCGCCGCCCGCCTGGCCGAAATCGGCGCGGCGCGCGGCGTCCTCACCCGCGACGAGCTGCGCGCGCGGTTCTACGATCTGCCGCCGCTGCCCAAACCCTGA
- a CDS encoding UDP-N-acetylmuramoyl-tripeptide--D-alanyl-D-alanine ligase, producing the protein MPDLSLILVALLWAVETASRIYRLARFYQIDEYKSNRFARWWLSKRDRIIPGRSLLIVIGTAALAFIFSEGGAFLPTVIWIAGTLAATYAPPDREVKKKFVATPRARRILAAAWAILFVALSISVFSVSSGVQSSRFSLSLSALLGYCAYLLAPLWLMLGNIAMTPVEAAYRRAYIRRARAIMTRINPTVIGITGSYGKTTTKVFIADLLNARYHAYATPKSFNTMMGITRAINTDLADNYAIDYFIVEMGAYFPGEIKRIAGLTPPHIGVEIEVGPQHLERFKTLERTAAAKYEVIESLPPDGVGIFNWDNPYVRAMSERGYPATRIAVSRTVDPAAAPPDVRFVATSESETLDGLAFTVHDTRTGQSEAFAVPLYGLHNITNLLLAIAVCAHEGMTLRELALRARALRPAESRLVKQTTAQGITILNDAYSANPVGALSALHTLALHTNGRRVLITPGMIELGELHAAENRKLGIAAAGSATDILLVGRDQTAPIAEGVRATPFDPSRLHVFDTLTEAVMWTQSNLAPGDTVLYLNDLPDTY; encoded by the coding sequence ATGCCAGACCTGTCCCTGATCCTTGTCGCGCTCCTCTGGGCCGTCGAAACCGCCTCGCGGATTTACCGCCTCGCGCGTTTCTATCAGATCGACGAGTACAAATCCAACCGCTTCGCGCGCTGGTGGCTCTCGAAGCGCGACCGGATCATCCCCGGCCGTTCGCTGCTGATCGTGATCGGCACGGCGGCGCTGGCCTTCATCTTCTCCGAAGGCGGCGCGTTCCTGCCAACCGTCATCTGGATCGCCGGCACGCTGGCCGCGACCTATGCGCCGCCCGACCGCGAGGTCAAGAAGAAATTCGTCGCCACGCCGCGCGCCCGCCGCATCCTGGCCGCTGCATGGGCGATTCTGTTCGTCGCCCTGAGTATTTCTGTGTTCTCCGTCTCCTCTGGGGTTCAATCTTCTCGCTTTTCCCTCTCTCTTTCGGCACTCCTCGGCTACTGCGCGTATCTGCTCGCGCCGCTCTGGCTGATGCTCGGCAATATCGCCATGACCCCGGTCGAGGCCGCCTACCGCCGCGCCTATATCCGCCGCGCCCGCGCCATCATGACCCGCATCAACCCGACCGTCATCGGCATCACCGGCAGCTACGGCAAGACCACCACCAAAGTCTTCATCGCCGACCTGCTCAACGCCCGCTACCATGCCTATGCCACGCCCAAGAGCTTCAATACCATGATGGGCATCACCCGCGCCATTAATACCGACCTGGCTGACAACTACGCCATCGACTATTTCATCGTCGAGATGGGCGCCTACTTCCCCGGCGAGATCAAGCGCATCGCCGGCCTCACGCCCCCGCATATCGGCGTCGAGATCGAAGTCGGCCCGCAGCACCTCGAACGCTTCAAGACCCTTGAGCGCACCGCCGCCGCCAAATACGAGGTCATCGAGTCGCTCCCGCCTGATGGTGTCGGTATCTTCAACTGGGATAATCCGTATGTGCGCGCCATGTCCGAGCGCGGCTATCCCGCCACCCGCATCGCCGTCAGCCGCACCGTGGACCCCGCCGCCGCCCCGCCGGATGTCCGCTTCGTCGCCACTAGCGAATCCGAAACCCTCGACGGCCTCGCCTTCACCGTCCACGACACGCGCACCGGCCAGTCCGAAGCCTTCGCCGTCCCGCTCTACGGCCTGCACAACATCACTAACCTGCTGCTGGCCATCGCCGTTTGCGCCCACGAGGGCATGACCCTGCGTGAGCTTGCCCTGCGCGCCCGCGCCCTGCGCCCTGCCGAAAGCCGGCTCGTCAAGCAGACCACCGCGCAAGGCATCACCATCCTCAACGACGCCTATTCGGCCAATCCCGTCGGCGCGTTGTCCGCCCTGCACACGCTCGCGCTGCATACCAATGGCCGCCGCGTGCTGATCACGCCCGGCATGATCGAGCTGGGCGAACTCCACGCCGCCGAGAACCGCAAACTGGGCATCGCCGCGGCGGGATCGGCCACCGATATCCTGCTCGTCGGCCGCGACCAGACCGCGCCGATCGCCGAAGGCGTCCGCGCCACCCCCTTTGACCCCTCCCGCCTGCACGTCTTCGACACGCTGACCGAAGCCGTGATGTGGACGCAGTCCAACCTCGCCCCCGGCGATACCGTCCTCTACCTCAACGACCTGCCCGACACCTACTAG